The proteins below are encoded in one region of Clostridium fermenticellae:
- a CDS encoding toll/interleukin-1 receptor domain-containing protein — MYKGFNVIDDAIFNKKEYYDTGNGNHENNKNIVEKELDEYVGKDGILDGSKIKNDWFKDIDADIFISHSHDDEDLAIKLAGWLKQEFGLTSFIDSCVWKYSNNLLKEIDNAYCKTDDGAYYNYDSRNFSTSHVHMMLSTALTEMIDRTECIFFLNTPNSIYTKDVIKNETMSPWIYSELVTTRLIRETKPSRIINESVLEKKYYDFAKQANLRIKYDVNLDHLYAINYNGFCNWKKINNGKKSKDILDNLYSLLV; from the coding sequence ATGTATAAAGGATTTAATGTAATAGATGATGCTATATTTAACAAGAAGGAATACTATGATACAGGTAATGGTAACCATGAAAATAACAAAAATATAGTAGAAAAAGAACTTGATGAATACGTTGGAAAAGATGGAATACTTGATGGTAGTAAAATAAAGAATGATTGGTTTAAAGATATTGATGCAGATATTTTTATATCTCACTCTCATGATGATGAAGATTTAGCAATTAAGTTGGCTGGATGGCTTAAACAAGAGTTTGGATTAACTTCGTTTATTGATTCATGTGTTTGGAAATATTCTAATAATTTACTAAAGGAAATAGATAATGCTTATTGTAAAACTGATGATGGAGCTTATTATAATTATGATAGTAGGAACTTTTCTACAAGTCATGTCCATATGATGCTTTCAACAGCATTAACAGAAATGATAGATAGAACAGAATGTATATTTTTTCTTAATACACCTAATTCAATATACACTAAAGATGTTATTAAAAATGAGACTATGTCTCCATGGATATATTCAGAGCTTGTTACAACTAGGTTGATAAGAGAAACTAAGCCAAGCCGTATTATTAATGAGAGTGTACTTGAAAAAAAATACTATGATTTTGCTAAACAAGCAAATTTAAGAATTAAATATGATGTAAACTTAGACCATTTATATGCTATTAATTATAATGGCTTTTGCAATTGGAAAAAAATAAATAATGGTAAAAAAAGTAAGGATATACTTGATAATTTATATTCATTGTTAGTTTAA
- a CDS encoding TIR domain-containing protein: MGHKIFISYKYADDDVYPIESDSNETTTVRNYVDELQKKLGDSNEINKGESDGEDLSQLNKDTIWNKLRNRIYDSTITMVLISKNMKEAFKLEKYQWIPREISYSLKETSRIDKNGNPITSKTNAMLAIIIPDYNNSYQYYTYTNDCCESHCRTLLNNTLFSILGNNMFNIKQPDTKDCENNSTIYYGDSSYIPSVKWDDFIDNMDEYIDKAYEIQDNIDNYNIYKEIE; this comes from the coding sequence ATGGGACATAAAATATTTATATCTTATAAATATGCAGACGATGATGTATATCCAATAGAATCAGATTCTAATGAAACAACTACAGTTAGAAATTATGTAGATGAACTTCAAAAAAAGTTAGGAGATTCTAACGAAATAAACAAGGGAGAATCTGATGGGGAAGATTTATCACAATTAAACAAAGATACGATATGGAATAAATTAAGAAATAGAATTTATGACAGTACTATTACGATGGTTTTAATTTCTAAAAATATGAAGGAAGCATTTAAATTAGAAAAATATCAGTGGATTCCAAGAGAAATTTCATATTCACTTAAAGAAACATCACGCATAGACAAAAACGGTAATCCTATTACAAGCAAAACAAACGCTATGCTTGCTATAATAATTCCAGACTATAACAATTCTTATCAATATTATACCTATACAAATGACTGTTGTGAATCTCATTGTAGGACTTTATTAAACAATACATTATTCTCAATTCTTGGAAACAACATGTTCAATATAAAACAACCAGATACAAAAGATTGTGAAAATAATTCAACTATTTATTATGGAGATAGTAGCTATATACCAAGTGTAAAATGGGATGACTTTATTGATAATATGGATGAATATATTGATAAAGCATACGAAATCCAAGATAATATTGATAATTATAATATTTATAAAGAAATTGAATAG
- a CDS encoding N-acetylmuramoyl-L-alanine amidase, with amino-acid sequence MNIINSNLSFRSSLSWGNNPEVVVLHHAGAKVCSIEDIHRWHLENGWCGCGYHYLVRKNGTVYTGRNEKAVGAHCPGYNSKSIGICAEGDFNIEVMGQT; translated from the coding sequence TTGAACATAATAAATTCTAATTTGAGCTTTAGAAGCAGTTTAAGCTGGGGCAATAATCCAGAAGTAGTCGTGCTCCACCATGCAGGTGCAAAAGTGTGCAGTATAGAGGATATCCACAGGTGGCATCTTGAAAATGGATGGTGCGGCTGCGGTTATCACTATCTTGTGAGGAAGAACGGTACTGTATATACGGGAAGGAATGAGAAGGCCGTAGGTGCCCACTGTCCAGGATATAATTCTAAATCTATAGGGATATGTGCTGAGGGTGATTTCAATATTGAGGTTATGGGGCAAACATAG
- a CDS encoding peptidoglycan-binding domain-containing protein, translating into MLSKYGISKIYGHRELYSTDCPGENFPLDRIRGEAAGNGGKLIYPGYLIRMNSNLEDNNVKAVQEKLMSRGYNVGRCGADGFFGGGTLEAVESFQRDCGLAVDGIVGVNTWNRLFG; encoded by the coding sequence ATGTTAAGCAAATATGGAATAAGTAAAATATATGGCCATAGAGAGCTTTATTCTACAGATTGTCCTGGAGAGAATTTTCCCCTGGACAGGATAAGAGGTGAAGCTGCAGGAAACGGTGGTAAATTAATTTATCCTGGATACCTTATAAGAATGAATTCTAATTTGGAGGATAACAATGTAAAGGCTGTTCAAGAAAAGCTTATGAGCAGAGGTTATAACGTTGGAAGATGCGGTGCTGATGGATTCTTTGGAGGGGGCACCCTGGAGGCTGTAGAGAGTTTTCAGAGGGACTGCGGGCTTGCAGTTGATGGTATTGTTGGAGTTAATACATGGAATAGGTTGTTTGGATAA